A region of the Lathamus discolor isolate bLatDis1 chromosome 12, bLatDis1.hap1, whole genome shotgun sequence genome:
ACAGCGTGCCTAAGAGTGCTTGGAAAGGGCATATTCCTGCCTACACTTACCCGAGCAGAAAACAGAGCCAGAACCTTCTGGAAGGTGCATGTTGACAGCAGGAGAGGCAACAGCCCTAAGCTGAGGCGTGGGAAATCCTGGTTACATAGTAGGGAAAGAACATTTTGGCCAAGTGGATTATTAAGTACAAAAATGAGCGTGGAACAGGCTCGATGCTGCCCCAGGTCAAACACTGGCAGAGGTTAACTACTGGGACTGGTTTGAGACCGGGACAAGCTCACTCCAGGTGCAAGCCGCTCTGAGGCTGGACGCAGCCATAGACTTGAGCAGACCGGTTTGTCTCGGGGGGCATGGGTGCAAATAAAACCTTCGGATGTTCCGTTTCAGCCGAAATGCTCACGTTGTGATCTTAGTAACTCCATCGCTTTAAGGGGAGGGGGCTGCGGGCAGGGGGCGGTGCACCCGCGGGGTTTGTGGCGCGGCCTCTAGGCGGCGCTACAATCGCGGCGTTGCCGGGCGCGGGGCGCAGCGCGGGCGGCCATGGCGGCGAGGAGGCTGccggcgctgctgctgctcctcgctttgctgctgggctgcacgGCGGGACCCGGCGCTTGGGCAGCGCGGAGCCGCGGCGCCGACAAGCAAAACAGCTTCCGCCGCGCCGCCAGCGGCCTCTACCAGGGCGTCAGCGGCCTCTTCGGCGAGGACAACGTGCGGGCCCTGCAGAAGGTGAGGCTCCGGCCCGCTTCCTCCCCGTAAACCTTTCGCTTTCTTTCCCTTCGCGCTCTCTCCTCACGCCGCTGGTCCCCGGGGCTGTGAGGCAGAGCCCCGCCGTTGGCCGGTAGTCGGCATGGACCGGCTTCGCCTCCTGTGCGAGCCCGGGCTGAGGCGGCCCAACGGCTGGAACGAATGAAAACGGGAGGCGAGGCATGATGcggagaaaagaaatgcaagagATATTAATGTAATAAATCTCTAAATAAAGGCTAATTCAGGTGGGAGAGACGGCCAGGGCAGAGCGCTGTCGCTGAGGAGCCCTGCAATTGAAATATGGTGTGTCTGCATCAGCAGAGCATCCTGTGCGTGTAGGGCCACAGAGGAACTTGCAGGGAATCAGGCATGCGGGCAGACAGACCTCTGCCTTCCTCTGGCCCTGCTTGCCTCAGcaagaaatattaaatactgTTAAATTGACCTGTAAATGCACTTGAGACATTTGTGTGAAATACCCGGGACATTTCTCAGATGCTTGATAATTCTCTGGTTTGCTTTACCAATGTCTGTTGCTAGTAATagtgttttctttaaacttcAGAACAATGGTAAAGCTAATAAAGTGCCTTTTAAAATCCtgttattatatatatttacatggCAAAATACCCAGGATAAGGACAATTGTAATAAGTACATTTATGATTCTCAAAgttaaaaagcattctttttccTTGGGGACTTCAAAATAGCCTGTAATTCTTGTTTAGTGAGTTACAGTTCTCCTAATAGTAAGTCTCGAAGTGGAAGCATGTTTAAGGAACTgagaattttcatttttttaattttcaattttatttctcagtttttctCAAGGCTGACAGAGAGGTTTGTCAATGGGGTGGATGTATTAATGGACACATTCTGGAGAATATGGACTGATTTGTTAGATGTTCTTGGAATTGATGGTAAGTGTAATGCCTGTTAACTCTTGAGCTCTATCAGCCTGAACCAGTGTTGACAAGAACATTTTATCATGCTGCATTAAGCATCCCTCAGTGCTATCTATCTGCTTCGGTTGCCTTTGATTTTGCTATTAGTACCTTCAAACAAGAGGTCTAAAACTAGTCATTCTGTTTCTGTACATGTCTATAAAGGGCATTACAAGTCATGGGTGGTTTCTTTGTATCATCACTACATAGATGCATGCAGCCAGGAGCAATGTGTGAAGATAAAGGAGGACTAGAAGAAGGAAAGATACAATTGAGAGCCTTAGAATATAACTTTAACAAAGAGGACCTTTAGCCTCAGTATGAGCTTTGACCTTAGGCCCTGCAGTAGTTTGTCTTTAAAGAACCTTTACTTTAAAGGAATTAATTCAACTGCATCACTGGAGCTGAGCCAGGGATTTGAAGAAGGTCCATCCAGAAAAGGATGAAGTAGCTTTATCCCTTCCTTTAGAAAAGTCAGAGCTGTGACCCCACTGCATGACCCTTGGACGCTGGGTTgcatttttaccatttctgtTTGGCATGTTCTCATTAATACTCTGTgactttccctttgtttttcagcCTCCAACCTGACTCATTATTTCAGCCCAGCAGCAATTGCCAACAGCCCAACCCGCGCTCTTCTACTGATTGGTGCCATTTTACTCGCCTATTGGTTTTTATCTCTCTTCCTTGGATTCTTCTTCTATCTCCTGCACATGCTGTTTGGTCGTTTCTTCTGGATTGCGAGGGTTGCCCTTTTCACTCTCTCGTGTGTGTACATCCTCCAGAAGTATGAAGGTGACCCGGAACACGCCgtcctgcctctctgctttgTTGTAGCAGTCTACTTCATGACGGGGCCAGTTGGATTTTACTGgagaagaaacagcaacagcagcctcgAGGAGAAGATGGACCACCTCGACAGTCAGATCAGACTTCTGAACATTCGTCTTTCTCGTCTGATTGAGAACCTGGACAGAGGCAGTAACCAATGAACCAGCCCCTATAGACCACTGTACACCAGCTCTAGAAAATTCCTAAGCACTGTCTCATTTGAAGTTACAAAGCAACAAAGCATCACATGGTAAAAAGTGTGCAAAAGTTATAACTTTTCATCATGTGTGAGACTAATTTATCTAGATTATACACTCAGCCATTATActtgtaggaaaaaaaccacGTTTAAGAACTTCAGCTGTATATTCAGAGTTTTATCCAGTACTCGAATTTTCTCAGTAGATAAACGCTTACTTTtacaagcatttaaaaacatcttttgtaaagtttttataaaagcaaattGAGTAGTCTTTCAAATATTGAAATTGAGCTAAAACATATGCAAATTTGAcactttaaaagttaaaaagaacaaaaaaaaataagctacCAAACACTTCCATTGAGAAGTAACTGCTGTGGGtccacatttctttttcttccagactTGTgagtgtgtttgttttattcttggCTTATTTCATTGCCTTGAAGTTGCCTTTCATAGAGTATCAGATGAGGAATTTTCTGGTATCCAGGCCAAAAAATTCACACCGTGGCTTTTAATAGGAGGTGGGGAATGAGGGAGAAGGAAGATTTCATAGATTCGAAGCTCTTTAGTGTCAGTCCCACAGGAGGAGTTGAGAAGCGCACGTGTGGCattatttcattgcatttcatctGGAGAACTTTAATTTGGTGTCTGAAAGGAAAGCTCTTGACACAAAGGGAGGAGATGTAGCGTGGCAAATTGTGAAGCATTTTTCCAAGCATAGAGTAAACCATGATTTTTAGCCTCAGGACCCACGTACTTTCTCaaaaaaggcagcagtgaaACCACTTGCAAATGTATTGTTGCTTAAAGCTTTCTCAGGACCAATAAGCGGCAATAAATTATCTTCAGGAagatctggatttttttctaaagttgTAATAGTTTTATAGGAGCTTTTTGCTTGAAGTCTGTGTCCTCACTCTTCTGGGGAATGTGAGTCACCGTATGAGAAGGGTGTATTAAACGGTTGTGTTTCGAAGGGGTGCAGGAGCTTTGAAGCAATTTTACTTTGAAGGATTCTGTGTATTTGTAACCTTAGAGTTAAGTGGCTTGGCAGACTGCCACTGCCTGTGTAAGGTGTGCTGAAATGCATTGAAACAAAGGTAACCTCAGGGAAGAGAGGCCAGAACGTGGTGTAACGCGTGTGGCGTCTGAGGGTATAgatgaggggagggagggatagCAGCTAAACCGTGGTGATGAGCACAGTATCAGCATCATGGGGGGTCAAATGGACCACAGCTGAAGAACTATGTATTCCATAATGTCTAAATGACCAAGTAAAGGAAAAAACGCAACAAAATCTGGCCTGTGGTAGGGCCTGGCTGACAAGCAAGGGGAGCAAATACCAGGAGGTGCTGCTTCGCCCGTGAGCGCcggctccagctctgctcttgggCTTCAGCTTCTTGCTTCGCTGGGTAGAGCTTTTGTTGGATGTGACGCTTCACTGAATGTAGCTGTGGGGggagtttatttttctctttctgccgAAGTTTAATGCTGTTAAAACGTGTTACTTGCCTAATCTCATTTGGGCTCTGTGTGACATTTATGTGAGGGATTATTTTCAAATCCATGTTAATGGCCTTTACTCCAAACTGTGATCACTTCAGTTCAACACGGTTGAAGTTCATATGCAGTCGGCACTGTtgtaatacattttaatttcttatttcctcTATAaatcccccctgctccccctttttttttttttttttcaagacatGCACATTTAGAGTTGTGAAGTAACTGCTTTTCATAATGTAAAACCTTTCTGTGAACAGATAAGTACTGCAGCCACAAACAGTCTGCTTGGCAAAGCTGAAAATGGCAATTACAGTATAATCCTTTTTATAGCTCATTTTCCATAGTGTTACAGAGTCTTCCCTATAAGCTCACTCCTCCCTGCTCTAAGCATGGAGGACTTGGCTGAAACACCAACCTGGAAGTTCGGAATCCACTGGCAGAGCTTTGTCAGGTCTTCAGGTGTTTTGAGGCCTGAGGACCAAAGCTCATTCATGTGAGAGGCTCCACCGGCTTCCTCAGGACTCTGAACGTGAGTCAGTTTGGTGTAGATTGTATTTTACATAATCTATATTTAATGTTAAAGTTCCAAATACTGACTTGTTTCTATATCAAGAGTTGTCTATGGTAAAGATTTCTTTTAGAATACCGTCTAACAGTTAATTTGGATTATAGTTTCTCCCTATCTCGCTCTAATCACCTTAGTTTTGTAAAACCAGCCCTCTTATATTAATACTGTTCATTTTGATCACCCTGCTGCTTgaataaaaaggtatttttatatttacctGCATCCCATGTATAGCAAAATGTTATGTGAAAAGCAGAATATATAAAATTGGGTGTTTTGAATCAGTATTTTTCCCAGCACTCAGTTTTCTTGTTAGTCAAATTCAGAAGTAAtgaatttttttgttaaagcaCAATCTAATCTTCGATATATGTACTTTAAAAaagctctgtatttttaaacatgcaCTGTAGTGAAAGCGCTTTCAGGACATGAATGTGGCATTGTATTTAATCTCTTTCAACTTTTGTAAATACCTTTTACAAGTATTTTCCATCCCAAGCTGTCTAGTTTATCCATCGAGGTTCTGCTCTGGTTTTAGAGCTCGGCCTGGTGACAGCAGGCTGCTAGTGACATGAGATGTGCCTGGTCACCTGTGGGTAAACAGAGATGCAGAATTGGACCAACCCACCAGAGTCAGTGATAGAAATGGGGATAACCCCCCCGATTTTGGAGCTCCAGGCCTTTGCCCTGGGCACTGGCAGCCTAACCAGGGGCAGGTAGCAGCATCACTGCGCTCCCTGGTGCAGGCTGTGGTGGGGAGGCTCAGGTGGCCATGGGGAGAACCCTGTTTGGCCACAGTGCCCAGGGCAGCTCTGCCAAAATGGTTCCGATATTGACCTCCTGTTTGCAGTGTCTGCTTGAACAAACATCACTGGTGTACCTGTTTCAGATGGGCTCCAGGCTGTCTGGTATCAGACATTCCGGTAGGATCTT
Encoded here:
- the BRI3BP gene encoding BRI3-binding protein, giving the protein MAARRLPALLLLLALLLGCTAGPGAWAARSRGADKQNSFRRAASGLYQGVSGLFGEDNVRALQKFFSRLTERFVNGVDVLMDTFWRIWTDLLDVLGIDASNLTHYFSPAAIANSPTRALLLIGAILLAYWFLSLFLGFFFYLLHMLFGRFFWIARVALFTLSCVYILQKYEGDPEHAVLPLCFVVAVYFMTGPVGFYWRRNSNSSLEEKMDHLDSQIRLLNIRLSRLIENLDRGSNQ